One stretch of Myxocyprinus asiaticus isolate MX2 ecotype Aquarium Trade chromosome 23, UBuf_Myxa_2, whole genome shotgun sequence DNA includes these proteins:
- the LOC127413649 gene encoding atlastin-2-like isoform X1 — translation MAEDGGPRSRHFSAINHKCHNFDKDMTGVEDVPLCHPVQELSSLEEFSPDTNGVARCAVEEFEPEDDPVPEGARPIQIVLASEDDHKFELDEVALEKILMQEHVRDLNVVVLSVAGAFRKGKSFLLDFMLRYMHNQSSESWMGGDDEPLTGFSWRGGCERETTGIQAWSEVFVVKKEDGTKVAVLLVDTQGAFDSQSTIKDCATVFALSTMTSSVQVYNLSQNIQEDDLQHLQLFTEYGRLAMEEIYEKPFQKLLFLIRDWCYPYEHEYGLEGGNHFLEKRLQVKQNQHEEMQNVRKHIHACFSSISCFLLPHPGLKVAINPHFDGRLRDIDSDFKNELQNLVPLLLAPENLVEKEINGAKVTCRDLLEYFKAYIKIYQGEELPHPKSMLQATAEANNLTAVAGAKDTYSKTMEQICGGDKPYIAPVDLERYHDEFKKTSVQQFCAVKKMGGTEFSQRYQQQLETELDEVYTSFVKNNESKNIFYAARTPATLFAVMFVTYMVSTITGFIGLSAIAALASLVMGVSLLTLCAWAYVRYSGEYREVGVAIDLTAEALWEQVLKPLTEQYMEENVRQTVVNSIRATLTDQVKQTAKLKTN, via the exons ATGGCGGAAGACGGCGGACCGAGGAGTCGGCATTTCTCCGCGATTAACCATAAATGCCACAACTTTGACAAAG ATATGACTGGTGTGGAGGATGTTCCACTGTGCCATCCAGTTCAGGAGTTGAGCTCTTTGGAGGAGTTCAGCCCTGATACTAATGGGGTAGCACGATGTGCCGTCGAGGAGTTTGAACCCGAGGACGACCCAGTTCCAGAGGGGGCTCGACCCATTCAAATTGTGCTAGCTAGTGAGGATGATCATAAGTTTGAGTTAGATGAAGTTGCGCTAGAAAAAATCCTGATGCAGGAACATGTGAGGGATCTCAATGTGGTTGTGCTGTCTGTGGCCGGTGCCTTCCGCAAGGGCAAGTCCTTCCTATTGGACTTCATGCTACGTTACATGCACAATCAG TCATCTGAGTCATGGATGGGAGGAGATGATGAGCCACTGACTGGTTTCTCCTGGAGAGGAGGCTGTGAGAGAGAGACCACAGGCATCCAGGCCTGGAGTGAGGTGTTTGTTGTGAAAAAGGAAGATGGAACTAAG GTGGCTGTGTTGTTAGTGGACACTCAGGGAGCCTTTGACAGTCAGTCCACCATCAAGGACTGTGCCACTGTTTTTGCACTAAGCACCATGACCAGCTCTGTGCAG GTTTATAACCTTTCCCAAAATATCCAAGAAGATGATTTACAGCATCTCcag CTTTTCACAGAATATGGTCGACTTGCAATGGAAGAGATCTACGAAAAACCATTTCAG AAACTACTGTTTTTGATAAGAGATTGGTGTTACCCTTACGAGCATGAGTATGGACTTGAGGGAGGGAATCACTTTTTGGAGAAGAGACTACAG gtgaAGCAGAATCAACACGAGGAGATGCAGAATGTTAGGAAGCACATCCACGCTTGTTTCTCCAGCATTAGCTGCTTTCTTCTGCCACATCCAGGTCTGAAGGTGGCCATCAACCCTCACTTTGATGGCAGACTGAGAG ACATTGACAGTGATTTTAAGAATGAGCTGCAAAATCTAGTGCCCTTACTGTTGGCACCAGAGAACCTGGTAGAGAAGGAGATCAATGGAGCCAAAGTCACATGCAGAGACTTGCTGGAGTACTTCAAG GCATACATCAAAATCTATCAAGGTGAGGAGCTCCCACATCCTAAATCCATGCTACAG GCAACTGCTGAAGCGAACAACCTGACGGCTGTCGCTGGAGCAAAAGACACCTATAGCAAAACCATGGAGCAG ATATGTGGAGGAGACAAACCGTACATCGCCCCAGTTGACCTCGAGCGCTATCATGACGAGTTTAAAAAGACCTCTGTTCAACAGTTTTGTGCCGTGAAGAAAATGGGTGGCACAGAGTTCAGTCAGCGCTACCAGCAGCAGTTAGAGACAGAGCTGGATGAAGTGTACACCAGTTTTGTGAAAAACAATGAAAGCAAGAACATTTTCTATGCAGCGAGAACGCCAGCCACACTGTTTGCAGTCATGTTTGTTACCTACATGGTCTCCACGATAACAGGCTTCATTGGCTTATCGGCGATCGCGGCTCTGGCCAGTCTCGTGATGGGGGTGTCGCTGCTCACATTGTGTGCCTGGGCGTATGTCAGATACTCGGGGGAGTATCGAGAAGTGGGTGTGGCTATAGACCTCACAGCAGAGGCCCTGTGGGAACAG GTGCTGAAGCCACTTACTGAGCAATACATGGAAGAAAATGTCAGGCAGACTGTTGTGAACTCTATAAGAGCCACTCTAACTGATCAGGTGAAACAAACCGCAAAGTTGAAGACCAACTGA
- the LOC127413649 gene encoding atlastin-2-like isoform X2: MTGVEDVPLCHPVQELSSLEEFSPDTNGVARCAVEEFEPEDDPVPEGARPIQIVLASEDDHKFELDEVALEKILMQEHVRDLNVVVLSVAGAFRKGKSFLLDFMLRYMHNQSSESWMGGDDEPLTGFSWRGGCERETTGIQAWSEVFVVKKEDGTKVAVLLVDTQGAFDSQSTIKDCATVFALSTMTSSVQVYNLSQNIQEDDLQHLQLFTEYGRLAMEEIYEKPFQKLLFLIRDWCYPYEHEYGLEGGNHFLEKRLQVKQNQHEEMQNVRKHIHACFSSISCFLLPHPGLKVAINPHFDGRLRDIDSDFKNELQNLVPLLLAPENLVEKEINGAKVTCRDLLEYFKAYIKIYQGEELPHPKSMLQATAEANNLTAVAGAKDTYSKTMEQICGGDKPYIAPVDLERYHDEFKKTSVQQFCAVKKMGGTEFSQRYQQQLETELDEVYTSFVKNNESKNIFYAARTPATLFAVMFVTYMVSTITGFIGLSAIAALASLVMGVSLLTLCAWAYVRYSGEYREVGVAIDLTAEALWEQVLKPLTEQYMEENVRQTVVNSIRATLTDQVKQTAKLKTN, from the exons ATGACTGGTGTGGAGGATGTTCCACTGTGCCATCCAGTTCAGGAGTTGAGCTCTTTGGAGGAGTTCAGCCCTGATACTAATGGGGTAGCACGATGTGCCGTCGAGGAGTTTGAACCCGAGGACGACCCAGTTCCAGAGGGGGCTCGACCCATTCAAATTGTGCTAGCTAGTGAGGATGATCATAAGTTTGAGTTAGATGAAGTTGCGCTAGAAAAAATCCTGATGCAGGAACATGTGAGGGATCTCAATGTGGTTGTGCTGTCTGTGGCCGGTGCCTTCCGCAAGGGCAAGTCCTTCCTATTGGACTTCATGCTACGTTACATGCACAATCAG TCATCTGAGTCATGGATGGGAGGAGATGATGAGCCACTGACTGGTTTCTCCTGGAGAGGAGGCTGTGAGAGAGAGACCACAGGCATCCAGGCCTGGAGTGAGGTGTTTGTTGTGAAAAAGGAAGATGGAACTAAG GTGGCTGTGTTGTTAGTGGACACTCAGGGAGCCTTTGACAGTCAGTCCACCATCAAGGACTGTGCCACTGTTTTTGCACTAAGCACCATGACCAGCTCTGTGCAG GTTTATAACCTTTCCCAAAATATCCAAGAAGATGATTTACAGCATCTCcag CTTTTCACAGAATATGGTCGACTTGCAATGGAAGAGATCTACGAAAAACCATTTCAG AAACTACTGTTTTTGATAAGAGATTGGTGTTACCCTTACGAGCATGAGTATGGACTTGAGGGAGGGAATCACTTTTTGGAGAAGAGACTACAG gtgaAGCAGAATCAACACGAGGAGATGCAGAATGTTAGGAAGCACATCCACGCTTGTTTCTCCAGCATTAGCTGCTTTCTTCTGCCACATCCAGGTCTGAAGGTGGCCATCAACCCTCACTTTGATGGCAGACTGAGAG ACATTGACAGTGATTTTAAGAATGAGCTGCAAAATCTAGTGCCCTTACTGTTGGCACCAGAGAACCTGGTAGAGAAGGAGATCAATGGAGCCAAAGTCACATGCAGAGACTTGCTGGAGTACTTCAAG GCATACATCAAAATCTATCAAGGTGAGGAGCTCCCACATCCTAAATCCATGCTACAG GCAACTGCTGAAGCGAACAACCTGACGGCTGTCGCTGGAGCAAAAGACACCTATAGCAAAACCATGGAGCAG ATATGTGGAGGAGACAAACCGTACATCGCCCCAGTTGACCTCGAGCGCTATCATGACGAGTTTAAAAAGACCTCTGTTCAACAGTTTTGTGCCGTGAAGAAAATGGGTGGCACAGAGTTCAGTCAGCGCTACCAGCAGCAGTTAGAGACAGAGCTGGATGAAGTGTACACCAGTTTTGTGAAAAACAATGAAAGCAAGAACATTTTCTATGCAGCGAGAACGCCAGCCACACTGTTTGCAGTCATGTTTGTTACCTACATGGTCTCCACGATAACAGGCTTCATTGGCTTATCGGCGATCGCGGCTCTGGCCAGTCTCGTGATGGGGGTGTCGCTGCTCACATTGTGTGCCTGGGCGTATGTCAGATACTCGGGGGAGTATCGAGAAGTGGGTGTGGCTATAGACCTCACAGCAGAGGCCCTGTGGGAACAG GTGCTGAAGCCACTTACTGAGCAATACATGGAAGAAAATGTCAGGCAGACTGTTGTGAACTCTATAAGAGCCACTCTAACTGATCAGGTGAAACAAACCGCAAAGTTGAAGACCAACTGA
- the si:ch211-250c4.5 gene encoding coiled-coil domain-containing protein 110, whose amino-acid sequence MDPVFQRTRRSVHKYKLDRIHQTQQGLERPISDQLDNHQPEADNSEMQSDDKEVLFSQRKKGQDASCAVDTLEKRFFKLQQRLLQNTNGHDNQDCDVQTMESLQRILAGADLLRKEEAAMSILGPKYDFQTDHNSKSFHLPFSYLIRSNSTRVAKCSSNSSKVSLKDVSKGRERSRVDKGKHLDFFEVVKEQLQQKDLENQHLVHLLLVKQQELKDMKEISKQKEKEMQLIAEKLKCEEQKNTEITTRFEHTCEDMRKELSAAKSDNKNSIKKLKALLEKYERLQTRGNKIKDQLSVELSEKKSSQKIVQKLKQLAQELLTKQKHLEEQRDAAARDLALCKETLQRMDAEHKKNLAIKQRLQEELSAMRTESTNLRDYLCKAQEKNKELIQLAHSKESDREKNEKQSQDMIENLNAELEKCRTEKDKVHQQLEAIKHESKSIHNKQNVEILQLQEQQKASLQRSDALRRECETLMEMVNKLKKDKQILTEKLENIHKEKVKSETVSTKEGERLKEAISLLEREREVLLAEMEDLRKDYLGLSDRIAQKMGHMDLADPPMTIKDITSNYLRDVQKNKLSPTDEVIQDIRRKLEDENMQQKLT is encoded by the exons ATGGATCCAGTCTTTCAACGGACTAGAAGGTCTGTACACAAGTACAAACTTGACCGTATTCATCAAACACAGCAGGGTTTGGAGAGGCCTATTTCTGATCAGCTGGATAATCATCAGCCAGAAGCCGACAACAGTGAAATGCAATCAGATGACAAAGAGGTACTTTTTAGTCAGCGAAAAAAAGGACAAGATGCTTCTTGTGCAGTGGATACCCTTGAAAAGAGGTTCTTCAAATTGCAGCagcgtttattgcaaaatacaaATGGGCATGATAATCAAGATTGTGATGTGCAGACAATGGAATCACTGCAAAGGATTTTAGCCGGAGCAGATCTGCTAAGAAAAGAGGAGGCTGCAATGAGTATCCTTGGGCCAAAATATGATTTCCAGACAGACCATAACTCTAAGTCCTTCCACCTGCCCTTCAGCTACTTGATTAGGTCTAATTCGACAAGAGTTGCTAAATGTTCCTCAAACTCTTCCAAAGTCAGTTTAAAAGATGTATCAAAAGGTCGGGAAAGAAGCAGAGTTGATAAGGGCAAACATCTTGACTTCTTTGAAGTTGTGAAGGAACAACTGCAGCAGAAGGACTTAGAAAATCAACATCTTGTCCATTTATTGTTGGTCAAGCAGCAAGAACTGAAAGATATGAAAGAGATATCAAAGCAAAAGGAAAAGGAAATGCAACTTATTGCTGAAAAGCTGAAATGTGAGGAACAGAAAAATACAGAAATTACCACCAGGTTTGAGCATACCTGTGAAGATATGAGGAAGGAACTCTCTGCAGCCAAAAGCGACAACAAAAACTCAATCAAGAAGCTTAAAGCACTACTGGAGAAATATGAGCGACTCCAAACACGTGGGAACAAAATAAAGGATCAACTCAGCGTGGAGCTCAGTGAGAAAAAGAGCTCTCAGAAAATAGTACAGAAGTTAAAGCAGTTGGCTCAAGAGTTACTAACCAAGCAGAAACATCTTGAGGAGCAGAGAGATGCAGCAGCAAGAGATCTCGCTTTATGCAAGGAAACACTGCAAAGGATGGATGCAGAACACAAGAAGAACCTTGCCATTAAACAAAGACTTCAGGAGGAGTTATCAGCAATGAGAACTGAATCTACAAACCTCAGAGATTATTTATGTAAAGCTCAGGAGAAAAACAAGGAGCTCATTCAATTGGCTCACTCCAAAGAGTCTGACAGAGAGAAGAATGAAAAGCAATCGCAGGACATGATTGAAAATTTGAATGCTGAGTTGGAGAAGTGCCGGACGGAAAAAGACAAAGTGCATCAACAATTGGAGGCCATAAAACATGAATCGAAATCAATTCACAACAAACAGAATGTGGAGATCCTTCAATTGCAGGAGCAGCAAAAAGCCTCTCTGCAACGCTCCGATGCTTTAAGAAGAGAGTGCGAGACCTTGATGGAGATGGTCAATAAACTTAAGAAAGACAAGCAAATCCTCACTGAAAAGCTGGAGAACATTCATAAAGAAAAGGTGAAGTCAGAGACGGTGAGCACAAAGGAGGGAGAAAGACTCAAGGAGGCCATCAGCTTGCTggagcgagagagagaagtgCTGTTAGCAGAGATGGAAGACTTGCGCAAGGATTACCTCGGCCTCAGTGACAGAATCGCACAGAAAATGGGCCATATGGATCTGGCTGATCCTCCTATGACAATCAAAGACATCACTTCAAACTATCTGAGAGATGTACAAAAGAACAAGCTCTCACCTACTGATGAAG TGATACAGGACATAAGAAGAAAACTGGAGGATGAGAACATGCAGCAAAAATTAACTTAA